A window of Aquipuribacter sp. SD81 genomic DNA:
ATGCTGCGGTTGCCGAGCGCCGTCCCGACGCCGCCCACCACGCCGGCGATCCACGTCGTGCCGAACAGCCCGACCGCGACGATGCCCGACGCCATGGGCGAGACCACCGTCGACAGCAGCAGCCCGAGGGTGAGCAGGACCGTCGTCTGGGCGGCGAGCAGTGCCAGTCCGGTCACGGGCTCGGGCGGCCAGTACCCGACGGTCAGCCGCACCACGACGAGCTGCGCGAGGCCCGCGAGCACGACGAACCCGCCGCCGAAGGCGACGAGGCCGCACCACTTGCCGAGCAGGACGGTCTCGCGGCGGACCGGGCGGGCCAGGACCGCGAGCGCGGCACCGGACTCGACCTCGCCCGCGAGCGTCGGCCCGGCGAGGAAGGTCGTGCCGAGGGCCGCGACGAGGCTGAGGCCGAACATCACGAGGTTGAGGACGATGGACGCCGTGAGCCGGCCCTCGCCGCTCGTCACCGGCTCGCCGCCGAGCTCGAGCACCGCGAGCCGCGAGAAGCCCCACGCGCTCAGCCCGAGCAGCAGGACGGTGAGGACGCCGAGGGAGCGGAGCACGCGGCGGCGCGAGGTCTCGGTGACCGTGAGCGCGGCGACGGTGAGCACCGTGCGGACGACGGCGCTCACGGCTGGGCCCCCGCCCGCAGGATCTCGAGCAGCCGCTGCTCGAGGCTGCCCCGGACCGTCTCGA
This region includes:
- a CDS encoding ABC transporter permease, whose translation is MSAVVRTVLTVAALTVTETSRRRVLRSLGVLTVLLLGLSAWGFSRLAVLELGGEPVTSGEGRLTASIVLNLVMFGLSLVAALGTTFLAGPTLAGEVESGAALAVLARPVRRETVLLGKWCGLVAFGGGFVVLAGLAQLVVVRLTVGYWPPEPVTGLALLAAQTTVLLTLGLLLSTVVSPMASGIVAVGLFGTTWIAGVVGGVGTALGNRSIEQVGTVSRMLLPTDGLWRGAMNAFQDPTALLTMSGDDVAGGFPFLGPAPLTAAYLLWTAVWVVLVLGLAALAFRRRDV